Proteins encoded together in one Arvicanthis niloticus isolate mArvNil1 chromosome 7, mArvNil1.pat.X, whole genome shotgun sequence window:
- the Lias gene encoding lipoyl synthase, mitochondrial isoform X3: MALRCWDAARSLGSRVFGRYACSVRALSSLSDKKKEFFRNGPDLQDFVSGDLADKSTWDEYKGNLKRQKGERCVRKPDVPTLESVGEVGNMPQPQPPSWNPKILVECLTPDFRGDLRAVEKVALSGLDVYAHNVETVPELQRKVRDPRANFDQSLRVLKHAKEVQPDVVSKTSIMLGLGETDEQVYATMKALRAADVDCLTLGQYMQPTKRHLKVEEYVTPEKFKYWEKVGNELGFHYTASGPLVRSSYKAGEFFLKNLVAKRKTKASKI, encoded by the exons ATGGCTCTACGCTGCTGGGATGCAGCTCGCAGCCTTGGGTCCCGG GTATTTGGAAGATATGCGTGCTCGGTTAGAGCGTTAAGTTCTTTGTCAGATAAGAAAAAGGAATTTTTTCGTAATGGACCAGACCTTCAAGATTTTGTGTCTGGTGATCTTGCAGACAAGAGTACCTGGGATGAATATAAAGGAAACTTAAAGCGtcagaaaggagaaag GTGTGTGAGGAAGCCCGATGTCCCAACATTGGAGAGTGTTGGGGAGGTGGGGAAtatgccacagccacagccaccatCATG GAACCCAAAGATCCTCGTGGAATGCCTCACCCCGGACTTCCGAGGAGATCTGAGAGCAGTAGAGAAGGTGGCTCTGTCTGGATTAGATGTGTATGCACACAATGTAGAGACTGTTCCAGAATTACAGAG GAAAGTTCGTGATCCCCGGGCCAATTTTGACCAGTCTCTTCGTGTACTGAAGCACGCCAAGGAGGTCCAGCCCGATGTTGTTTCCAAAACATCAATAATGCTGGGCCTCGGTGAGACAGATGAGCAAGTCTATGCCACGATGAAAG CTCTCCGTGCAGCTGACGTGGACTGTTTAACTCTCGGGCAGTATATGCAGCCAACAAAGCGCCACCTTAAG GTTGAAGAATATGTCACTCCTGAGAAGTTCAAATACTGGGAAAAAGTAGGAAACGAACTTGGATTTCACTATACGGCAAGTGGCCCTTTGGTGCGGTCGTCATATAAAGCAG
- the Lias gene encoding lipoyl synthase, mitochondrial isoform X2, translating into MALRCWDAARSLGSRVFGRYACSVRALSSLSDKKKEFFRNGPDLQDFVSGDLADKSTWDEYKGNLKRQKGERLRLPPWLKTKIPMGKNYNKLKNTLRNLNLHTVCEEARCPNIGECWGGGEYATATATIMLMGDTCTRGCRFCSVKTARNPPPLDASEPDNTAKAIAEWGLDYVVLTSVDRDDVVDGGAGHIAKTVSCLKERNPKILVECLTPDFRGDLRAVEKVALSGLDVYAHNVETVPELQRKVRDPRANFDQSLRVLKHAKEVQPDVVSKTSIMLGLGETDEQVYATMKALRAADVDCLTLGQYMQPTKRHLKVEEYVTPEKFKYWEKVGNELGFHYTASGPLVRSSYKAGEFFLKNLVAKRKTKASKI; encoded by the exons ATGGCTCTACGCTGCTGGGATGCAGCTCGCAGCCTTGGGTCCCGG GTATTTGGAAGATATGCGTGCTCGGTTAGAGCGTTAAGTTCTTTGTCAGATAAGAAAAAGGAATTTTTTCGTAATGGACCAGACCTTCAAGATTTTGTGTCTGGTGATCTTGCAGACAAGAGTACCTGGGATGAATATAAAGGAAACTTAAAGCGtcagaaaggagaaag GTTAAGATTACCTCCGTGGTTAAAGACAAAGATACCCATGGGTAAAAATTACAATAAACTGAAAAATACGTTGCGGAATTTAAATCTCCACACA GTGTGTGAGGAAGCCCGATGTCCCAACATTGGAGAGTGTTGGGGAGGTGGGGAAtatgccacagccacagccaccatCATG TTGATGGGGGACACATGCACAAGAGGTTGCAGATTTTGTTCTGTTAAGACAGCAAGAAACCCCCCTCCATTGGATGCCAGTGAGCCCGATAATACGGCCAAAGCAATTGCAGAGTGGGGTCTGGATTATGTCGTCCTGACCTCGGTGGATCGCGATG ATGTGGTCGACGGGGGAGCTGGGCACATTGCCAAGACTGTGTCATGCTTGAAAGAAAG GAACCCAAAGATCCTCGTGGAATGCCTCACCCCGGACTTCCGAGGAGATCTGAGAGCAGTAGAGAAGGTGGCTCTGTCTGGATTAGATGTGTATGCACACAATGTAGAGACTGTTCCAGAATTACAGAG GAAAGTTCGTGATCCCCGGGCCAATTTTGACCAGTCTCTTCGTGTACTGAAGCACGCCAAGGAGGTCCAGCCCGATGTTGTTTCCAAAACATCAATAATGCTGGGCCTCGGTGAGACAGATGAGCAAGTCTATGCCACGATGAAAG CTCTCCGTGCAGCTGACGTGGACTGTTTAACTCTCGGGCAGTATATGCAGCCAACAAAGCGCCACCTTAAG GTTGAAGAATATGTCACTCCTGAGAAGTTCAAATACTGGGAAAAAGTAGGAAACGAACTTGGATTTCACTATACGGCAAGTGGCCCTTTGGTGCGGTCGTCATATAAAGCAG
- the Lias gene encoding lipoyl synthase, mitochondrial isoform X1 yields the protein MALRCWDAARSLGSRVFGRYACSVRALSSLSDKKKEFFRNGPDLQDFVSGDLADKSTWDEYKGNLKRQKGERLRLPPWLKTKIPMGKNYNKLKNTLRNLNLHTVCEEARCPNIGECWGGGEYATATATIMLMGDTCTRGCRFCSVKTARNPPPLDASEPDNTAKAIAEWGLDYVVLTSVDRDDVVDGGAGHIAKTVSCLKERNPKILVECLTPDFRGDLRAVEKVALSGLDVYAHNVETVPELQRKVRDPRANFDQSLRVLKHAKEVQPDVVSKTSIMLGLGETDEQVYATMKALRAADVDCLTLGQYMQPTKRHLKVEEYVTPEKFKYWEKVGNELGFHYTASGPLVRSSYKAGPRFSSQQPRGEKKRRRGGRLQRQGRPRRKLLPVSQG from the exons ATGGCTCTACGCTGCTGGGATGCAGCTCGCAGCCTTGGGTCCCGG GTATTTGGAAGATATGCGTGCTCGGTTAGAGCGTTAAGTTCTTTGTCAGATAAGAAAAAGGAATTTTTTCGTAATGGACCAGACCTTCAAGATTTTGTGTCTGGTGATCTTGCAGACAAGAGTACCTGGGATGAATATAAAGGAAACTTAAAGCGtcagaaaggagaaag GTTAAGATTACCTCCGTGGTTAAAGACAAAGATACCCATGGGTAAAAATTACAATAAACTGAAAAATACGTTGCGGAATTTAAATCTCCACACA GTGTGTGAGGAAGCCCGATGTCCCAACATTGGAGAGTGTTGGGGAGGTGGGGAAtatgccacagccacagccaccatCATG TTGATGGGGGACACATGCACAAGAGGTTGCAGATTTTGTTCTGTTAAGACAGCAAGAAACCCCCCTCCATTGGATGCCAGTGAGCCCGATAATACGGCCAAAGCAATTGCAGAGTGGGGTCTGGATTATGTCGTCCTGACCTCGGTGGATCGCGATG ATGTGGTCGACGGGGGAGCTGGGCACATTGCCAAGACTGTGTCATGCTTGAAAGAAAG GAACCCAAAGATCCTCGTGGAATGCCTCACCCCGGACTTCCGAGGAGATCTGAGAGCAGTAGAGAAGGTGGCTCTGTCTGGATTAGATGTGTATGCACACAATGTAGAGACTGTTCCAGAATTACAGAG GAAAGTTCGTGATCCCCGGGCCAATTTTGACCAGTCTCTTCGTGTACTGAAGCACGCCAAGGAGGTCCAGCCCGATGTTGTTTCCAAAACATCAATAATGCTGGGCCTCGGTGAGACAGATGAGCAAGTCTATGCCACGATGAAAG CTCTCCGTGCAGCTGACGTGGACTGTTTAACTCTCGGGCAGTATATGCAGCCAACAAAGCGCCACCTTAAG GTTGAAGAATATGTCACTCCTGAGAAGTTCAAATACTGGGAAAAAGTAGGAAACGAACTTGGATTTCACTATACGGCAAGTGGCCCTTTGGTGCGGTCGTCATATAAAGCAG